The Flavobacterium praedii genome window below encodes:
- a CDS encoding HD domain-containing protein, translating into MSQINKLKIFNDPIYGFITIPSPLIYDLIQHPYFQRLRRISQMGLSYLVYPGANHTRFHHALGCMHLMQKAVEVLRFKEVNINTEEENALYIAILLHDIGHGPFSHAMESSIVEDVHHEEISLLLMNQLNVEFDGKLSLAIQVFKGEYHRKFMLQLISSQLDMDRMDYLKRDSFYSGVSEGNVNSERLIQMMNVVDDVLVIEEKGIYSVEKFLMSRRLMYWQVYLHKTSLAAELILTKVLKRAKELTERGIELPCSEPLLFFMQNKITIDTFNEKTLKLFTKLDDFDIISALKTWENQDDFILSTLSKMIINRDLLKIKLTNDKVSLEELNIHKERFSIQNKISLAESSYFIFKGKIKSQAYSKVAEPIRILNKDRTIEDVVEASDQLNLKSLSKLVTKYYICFPKQLL; encoded by the coding sequence GTGTCTCAAATAAATAAATTAAAAATATTCAATGACCCGATTTATGGGTTTATAACCATTCCAAGTCCATTAATTTACGATTTAATCCAACATCCTTATTTTCAAAGATTAAGACGGATATCCCAAATGGGATTATCCTATTTAGTATATCCAGGAGCCAATCATACACGGTTTCACCATGCTTTGGGATGTATGCATTTGATGCAAAAAGCAGTTGAAGTTTTACGTTTTAAAGAGGTAAATATAAATACTGAAGAAGAGAATGCTTTATATATTGCCATATTATTGCATGATATAGGACATGGCCCTTTTTCGCATGCGATGGAAAGTAGTATTGTTGAAGATGTTCACCATGAAGAAATATCATTATTACTAATGAATCAACTCAATGTTGAATTCGATGGTAAATTGAGTCTTGCTATTCAAGTTTTTAAAGGGGAATATCATAGAAAGTTTATGTTGCAGTTGATATCGAGTCAGTTGGATATGGATAGAATGGATTATTTAAAACGAGATAGCTTTTATTCTGGTGTTTCTGAAGGAAATGTCAATTCAGAACGATTAATTCAGATGATGAATGTAGTAGATGATGTATTAGTTATTGAAGAAAAAGGCATCTATTCTGTAGAAAAATTTTTGATGTCTAGACGATTGATGTATTGGCAGGTATATCTTCATAAAACAAGTCTTGCAGCCGAATTAATATTGACCAAAGTATTAAAACGCGCCAAAGAATTGACAGAAAGAGGTATTGAATTACCATGCAGCGAACCATTGTTGTTTTTTATGCAAAACAAGATCACCATTGATACTTTTAATGAAAAAACTTTAAAATTATTTACAAAGTTGGATGATTTTGACATAATAAGCGCATTGAAAACATGGGAAAACCAAGATGATTTTATACTCTCCACTTTAAGCAAAATGATTATCAATAGAGATCTTTTGAAAATCAAATTAACCAATGATAAAGTTTCATTAGAAGAATTAAATATTCATAAAGAACGTTTTTCGATTCAAAATAAAATTTCATTGGCCGAATCCAGTTATTTTATTTTTAAAGGAAAAATAAAAAGTCAAGCCTATAGTAAAGTTGCAGAACCTATCCGAATTTTGAATAAAGACCGAACAATAGAAGATGTTGTTGAAGCCTCTGATCAGTTGAATTTGAAATCGTTATCAAAATTAGTCACTAAGTATTATATTTGTTTTCCAAAACAACTGCTTTAA
- the sucD gene encoding succinate--CoA ligase subunit alpha, whose protein sequence is MSVLVNKDSKIIVQGFTGSEGTFHASQMIEYGTNVVGGVTPGKGGTTHLDLPVFNTVKDAVEQAGADTTIIFVPPAFAADAIMEAADAGIKVIIAITEGIPVADMIKANSYVKDRNARLIGPNCPGVITPGEAKVGIMPGFVFKKGTVGIVSKSGTLTYEAADQVVKQGLGITTAIGIGGDPIIGTTTKEAVELLMNDPETECIVMIGEIGGQLEADAAKWIKADGNRKPVVGFIAGVTAPAGRTMGHAGAIVGGSDDTAEAKKQIMRENGIHVVDSPAEIGKKVKEVLG, encoded by the coding sequence ATGAGTGTTTTAGTTAATAAAGATTCAAAAATAATTGTTCAAGGATTTACGGGTAGCGAAGGAACTTTTCACGCTTCGCAAATGATTGAATATGGTACAAATGTTGTTGGAGGTGTAACTCCTGGAAAAGGAGGAACTACACATTTGGATCTTCCTGTTTTTAATACTGTAAAAGATGCAGTAGAACAAGCAGGTGCCGATACTACTATTATTTTTGTCCCTCCTGCTTTTGCTGCAGATGCTATTATGGAAGCTGCAGATGCAGGAATAAAAGTGATCATTGCTATTACTGAAGGAATTCCAGTAGCTGATATGATTAAAGCAAACAGTTATGTTAAAGATAGAAATGCTAGACTAATTGGTCCAAATTGCCCTGGTGTAATTACTCCAGGTGAAGCTAAAGTTGGAATTATGCCTGGTTTTGTTTTCAAAAAAGGAACAGTAGGAATTGTTTCCAAATCAGGAACTTTAACTTATGAAGCTGCTGATCAAGTTGTTAAACAAGGATTAGGGATAACTACAGCAATTGGTATTGGTGGAGATCCTATTATTGGAACAACTACAAAAGAAGCTGTTGAATTACTAATGAACGATCCAGAAACAGAATGTATCGTAATGATTGGTGAAATTGGTGGTCAATTAGAAGCAGATGCTGCTAAATGGATTAAAGCTGATGGAAACCGTAAACCAGTTGTTGGATTTATTGCAGGTGTTACAGCTCCAGCAGGACGAACAATGGGACATGCAGGAGCAATAGTTGGTGGTTCTGACGATACTGCAGAAGCAAAAAAACAAATTATGAGAGAAAACGGAATTCACGTTGTTGACTCACCGGCTGAAATTGGTAAAAAAGTAAAAGAAGTACTTGGATAA
- a CDS encoding nuclear transport factor 2 family protein — MKEFLHPDCILDWNSSKGFIQMNYDEILNLTNEISRAYVRTKARISHILEEDNIVSVRFSHYVKTIENPREEMLLAHIMIIWEIKDNKLYKGFQMSQVI; from the coding sequence ATGAAAGAATTTTTGCATCCTGATTGCATTTTGGATTGGAACAGCAGTAAAGGTTTTATTCAAATGAATTATGATGAAATATTAAATTTGACTAATGAAATTAGCAGAGCCTATGTTCGTACGAAAGCTAGAATAAGTCACATCCTTGAAGAAGATAATATAGTTTCAGTACGGTTTTCACATTATGTAAAAACAATTGAAAACCCTAGAGAGGAAATGTTGTTGGCACATATTATGATTATTTGGGAAATAAAAGACAATAAATTATATAAGGGATTTCAAATGAGTCAAGTCATATAA
- a CDS encoding UDP-3-O-(3-hydroxymyristoyl)glucosamine N-acyltransferase, producing the protein MKFPKVYFLQEIANLLHCEFIGDPLFPVYGMNEIHVVESGDIVFVDHPKYYEKALNSAATIILINKKVDCPEGKSLLISDDPFRDFNVLTKHFMPFINANVAVSSSAKIGKGTIIQPNAFIGNNVVIGENCLIHANVCIYDHTIIGDNVIIHSGSVLGADAFYYKKRADGYDQLISGGRVVIKNNVGIGALCTIDKGVTGDTTIGEGTKIDNQVHVGHDTIIGKKCLIASQTGIAGCVIIEDEVTIWGQVGTTSGITIGSKAVIMGQTGVTKSVEGGKSYFGTPIEESREKLKQLANIKKIPGIIEKLK; encoded by the coding sequence ATGAAATTCCCAAAAGTTTATTTTCTACAAGAAATTGCAAATTTGCTTCATTGTGAATTTATTGGCGACCCTTTGTTTCCTGTTTATGGTATGAATGAAATTCATGTTGTAGAATCTGGAGATATTGTATTTGTAGATCACCCAAAATATTACGAAAAAGCATTAAATTCTGCGGCTACCATTATTTTAATCAATAAAAAAGTGGACTGCCCTGAAGGAAAATCATTGCTAATATCAGATGATCCCTTTAGAGATTTCAATGTATTGACAAAACATTTTATGCCTTTTATAAATGCTAATGTTGCCGTTTCCAGTTCCGCAAAAATTGGTAAGGGAACTATTATCCAACCAAATGCTTTCATAGGCAATAATGTTGTTATAGGAGAAAATTGTTTGATACATGCCAATGTTTGTATATATGATCATACAATTATCGGAGATAATGTTATAATACATTCTGGGTCTGTTTTAGGTGCCGATGCATTTTATTACAAAAAAAGAGCCGATGGATATGATCAATTAATTTCGGGAGGAAGAGTAGTAATAAAAAACAATGTCGGCATTGGAGCTCTTTGTACTATAGATAAAGGTGTTACCGGAGATACAACTATTGGTGAAGGTACCAAAATTGACAATCAAGTTCATGTTGGACATGATACTATTATTGGAAAAAAATGCCTCATTGCTTCTCAAACTGGCATAGCAGGTTGTGTTATAATTGAAGATGAAGTGACTATTTGGGGACAAGTTGGAACTACAAGCGGTATAACAATTGGCTCAAAAGCGGTTATTATGGGTCAAACTGGAGTAACTAAATCAGTAGAAGGTGGAAAAAGCTATTTTGGTACTCCAATTGAAGAGTCTAGAGAGAAATTAAAGCAATTGGCCAATATTAAAAAAATTCCTGGTATAATAGAAAAATTAAAATAA
- the efp gene encoding elongation factor P: MASTSDIKNGLCIKYNNDIYKIIEFLHVKPGKGPAFVRTKLRSLSNGKVLDNTFSAGHKIEEVRVENHKFQFLYPEGDLFHFMNVETFEQISLNKNILDSPDLLKEGENVMVSINTETDLPLSVDMPASVILEVTYAEPGIKGNTATNATKSATVETGATVNVPLFINEGDKIKIDTTSGSYMERVKA, encoded by the coding sequence ATGGCATCTACATCAGATATTAAAAACGGATTGTGCATAAAATATAACAATGATATTTACAAAATCATTGAATTTCTTCATGTGAAACCAGGTAAAGGTCCCGCATTTGTTAGAACAAAATTAAGAAGCTTAAGTAATGGTAAAGTATTAGACAATACTTTTTCGGCTGGACATAAAATTGAAGAAGTTAGAGTTGAAAACCATAAGTTTCAATTTTTATATCCAGAAGGTGATTTATTTCATTTCATGAATGTAGAAACTTTCGAACAAATTTCTTTAAATAAAAACATACTAGACTCTCCAGATTTATTAAAAGAAGGAGAAAATGTTATGGTAAGTATCAATACTGAAACTGATTTACCTCTTTCTGTAGATATGCCTGCATCAGTTATACTTGAAGTTACTTATGCTGAACCTGGAATAAAAGGAAATACAGCTACAAATGCTACTAAATCGGCTACTGTTGAAACTGGGGCAACCGTTAACGTACCTTTATTTATCAATGAAGGTGACAAAATAAAAATAGATACTACTTCAGGTTCTTATATGGAACGTGTTAAAGCATAG
- the msrB gene encoding peptide-methionine (R)-S-oxide reductase MsrB, translated as MIYPLVKTEKEWEEELGSERYKILRQKGTEYPHTGKYNLHFENGVYCCGGCGTPLFESNSKFDAHCGWPSFDESIPGRVEYIDDFTHGMKRTEIVCANCGGHLGHVFEDGPTKTGQRYCVNSLSVDFKEK; from the coding sequence ATGATTTATCCTTTGGTTAAAACAGAAAAAGAATGGGAAGAAGAATTAGGTTCTGAGCGATACAAAATTCTACGCCAAAAAGGAACAGAATATCCACACACAGGCAAATATAATTTACATTTTGAAAATGGTGTTTATTGTTGTGGTGGTTGCGGCACTCCTCTATTTGAAAGTAATTCAAAGTTTGATGCACATTGTGGCTGGCCCTCTTTTGACGAATCAATACCTGGAAGAGTTGAGTATATAGATGATTTTACACACGGAATGAAACGCACTGAAATTGTTTGTGCAAATTGTGGTGGACATTTGGGTCATGTCTTTGAAGATGGCCCAACAAAAACGGGGCAACGGTATTGTGTGAATTCTTTGTCTGTAGATTTTAAAGAAAAATAA
- the lpxA gene encoding acyl-ACP--UDP-N-acetylglucosamine O-acyltransferase, with the protein MNQPLAYVHPGAKIAKNVVIEPFTTIHNNVVIGDGTWIGSNVTIMEGARIGKNCNIFPGAVISAVPQDLKFGGEDSLAIIGDNCTIRECVTINRGTIASGQTTLGNNCLVMATAHIAHDCHIGDNAIIVNGVALAGHVIVGKYAVIGGLAAIHQFIHIGDHAMVSGGSLVRKDVPPFTKAAKEPLSYVGINSVGLRRRGFTTEKIREIQEIYRILYQKNYNTTQAMDIIEAEMEATPERDEILDFIRNSSRGVMKGYSGNY; encoded by the coding sequence ATGAATCAACCGTTAGCATACGTTCATCCAGGCGCGAAAATAGCCAAAAACGTTGTAATTGAGCCTTTTACAACTATTCATAACAATGTGGTCATTGGAGATGGAACTTGGATTGGTTCAAACGTTACAATTATGGAGGGAGCTCGAATTGGAAAAAATTGTAACATTTTTCCTGGGGCTGTAATTTCTGCTGTACCTCAAGATTTGAAATTTGGTGGAGAAGATTCTTTAGCAATAATAGGAGATAATTGTACCATTAGAGAATGTGTTACAATAAACAGAGGGACTATTGCATCTGGTCAAACAACTCTTGGTAATAATTGTCTGGTAATGGCCACTGCACATATTGCTCATGATTGCCATATCGGAGATAATGCTATTATTGTAAATGGTGTTGCTCTTGCAGGTCACGTTATAGTAGGTAAATATGCTGTAATTGGAGGATTAGCAGCTATTCATCAATTTATTCATATTGGAGATCACGCCATGGTTTCAGGTGGATCATTGGTTAGAAAAGATGTGCCTCCCTTTACAAAAGCAGCGAAAGAACCTTTATCTTATGTTGGAATAAATTCTGTAGGATTAAGAAGAAGAGGTTTTACGACCGAAAAAATTAGAGAAATCCAAGAAATATATAGAATTCTATATCAAAAAAATTACAATACCACTCAAGCGATGGACATTATTGAGGCCGAAATGGAAGCAACTCCTGAGCGAGACGAAATATTGGATTTTATACGAAATTCTTCTAGGGGAGTAATGAAAGGGTATTCTGGAAACTATTAA
- a CDS encoding bifunctional UDP-3-O-[3-hydroxymyristoyl] N-acetylglucosamine deacetylase/3-hydroxyacyl-ACP dehydratase, with the protein MVKQKTIKTEISLTGVGLHTGKEVKMTFKPAPVNNGFTFVRVDLEGQPVIEADANYVVNTQRGTNLEKLGVKIQTPEHVLAALMGCDLDNIIIELDASELPIMDGSSKYFMEAIEEAGIVDQELNRNVYVVKEVISFTDEASGSEIMVMPSDHYSVTAMVDFGTKILGTQNATMKSISEFKSEISNARTFSFLHELESLLENGLIKGGDLNNAIVYVDKDISETTMESLKKAFGKDEISVKPNGILDNLTLHYPNEAARHKLLDVIGDLALIGTKIQGKIIANKPGHFVNTQFAKKMAKIIKNEQRNYVPTYDLNLEPLMDIHKIMAVLPHRPPFLLIDRIIEMSDSHVVGMKNVTMNENFFVGHFPDAPVMPGVLIVEAMAQTGGILVLSTVPDPENYLTFFMKIDNVKFKQKVLPGDTLIFKCDLITPIRRGICHMQANAYANGKLVAQAELMAQIARKQ; encoded by the coding sequence ATGGTTAAACAGAAGACCATCAAAACAGAAATTTCACTTACTGGAGTTGGATTACATACAGGGAAAGAAGTTAAAATGACTTTTAAACCTGCTCCTGTTAATAATGGATTTACGTTTGTTCGTGTAGACCTCGAAGGACAACCAGTTATTGAGGCAGATGCAAATTATGTTGTAAATACTCAAAGAGGCACGAATCTAGAAAAGCTAGGAGTTAAAATTCAAACTCCCGAGCATGTTTTAGCTGCATTAATGGGTTGTGATCTTGATAATATTATTATAGAACTAGATGCTTCTGAACTTCCAATAATGGATGGCTCTTCAAAGTATTTTATGGAAGCCATAGAGGAAGCCGGTATAGTGGACCAAGAATTAAATAGAAATGTTTATGTTGTAAAAGAAGTAATTTCATTTACTGATGAAGCTTCCGGAAGTGAAATTATGGTTATGCCGAGTGATCATTATAGTGTAACAGCAATGGTCGATTTTGGAACTAAAATTTTAGGCACTCAAAATGCTACTATGAAAAGTATTTCTGAGTTTAAATCTGAAATATCCAATGCAAGAACTTTTAGTTTTTTGCACGAACTAGAATCTCTTTTGGAAAATGGATTAATTAAAGGAGGAGATTTGAACAATGCCATTGTCTATGTTGATAAAGATATTTCTGAAACAACAATGGAAAGCTTAAAGAAAGCCTTTGGTAAAGACGAAATTTCGGTAAAACCTAATGGAATTTTAGACAATCTTACTTTACATTATCCAAATGAAGCTGCAAGACATAAATTACTAGATGTAATTGGGGATTTGGCTTTAATTGGTACAAAAATTCAAGGAAAAATCATAGCCAATAAACCGGGTCATTTTGTAAATACTCAATTTGCAAAGAAAATGGCTAAAATTATTAAGAATGAACAAAGAAATTACGTTCCAACTTATGATTTGAACCTTGAGCCATTAATGGATATTCATAAAATAATGGCGGTTTTACCACATAGACCACCATTTTTACTGATTGATAGAATTATTGAAATGTCTGACAGTCATGTGGTCGGTATGAAAAATGTCACAATGAATGAAAATTTCTTTGTAGGACATTTTCCGGATGCACCGGTTATGCCTGGTGTATTAATTGTGGAAGCCATGGCGCAAACAGGTGGAATTCTTGTATTAAGTACGGTTCCAGATCCTGAAAATTATTTAACATTCTTTATGAAAATAGATAATGTAAAATTTAAGCAAAAAGTATTACCAGGTGATACACTTATATTCAAATGTGATTTGATAACTCCTATACGAAGAGGTATTTGTCACATGCAAGCGAATGCATACGCTAATGGTAAATTAGTTGCTCAAGCTGAATTAATGGCACAAATAGCAAGAAAACAATAA
- the lpxD gene encoding UDP-3-O-(3-hydroxymyristoyl)glucosamine N-acyltransferase: MKFTAEQIAGILEGEIVGNPNIEVYRLSKIEEGTEGSLTFLSNPKYTNFIYTTKASVTIVNDTFEPESPITTTLIKVADAYKAFSKLLEFYNQVKLNKSGIETPSFISKSAKYGENLYLGSFSYIGDNVVLGDNVKVYPGSFIGDNVNIGNNVIIFAGAKIYSETVIGNNCTIHSGTVIGADGFGYAPNEDGTYSKIPQIGNVIIEDFVDIGANSTIDRATLGSTIIRTGVKLDNQIQIAHNVEIGRNTVIAAQSGVAGSTKLGENCMVGGQVGIVGHLTIGNNVRIQAQSGVARNIKDNAVLQGTPTFEYSDYNKSYVHFKNLPKLVKEIEELKKQILNQKNGNNG, from the coding sequence ATGAAATTTACAGCTGAACAAATAGCAGGAATATTAGAAGGAGAAATTGTTGGTAATCCCAACATTGAAGTATATCGTTTATCCAAAATCGAAGAAGGTACCGAAGGGTCACTTACTTTTTTATCAAATCCAAAATACACAAACTTTATTTATACTACAAAAGCTTCTGTTACAATAGTTAATGATACTTTTGAGCCAGAATCACCAATAACAACAACACTTATTAAAGTAGCAGACGCCTATAAAGCGTTTTCAAAATTATTGGAGTTTTATAATCAAGTGAAGTTAAATAAAAGTGGTATCGAAACCCCATCCTTTATTTCAAAAAGTGCCAAGTATGGTGAAAACTTATATTTAGGAAGCTTTAGTTATATAGGAGATAATGTGGTGTTAGGAGACAATGTAAAAGTATATCCTGGAAGTTTTATTGGTGACAATGTAAATATTGGGAATAATGTGATTATTTTTGCTGGCGCCAAAATTTATTCAGAAACAGTAATTGGTAATAATTGTACGATTCATTCTGGAACAGTTATTGGGGCAGACGGTTTTGGATATGCACCAAATGAAGATGGAACATACAGCAAAATTCCACAAATTGGAAATGTAATAATTGAAGATTTTGTTGATATAGGAGCCAATTCAACAATTGACAGAGCAACACTAGGATCCACAATAATTAGAACAGGAGTAAAATTGGACAATCAAATTCAGATTGCACATAATGTTGAAATTGGACGCAATACTGTTATTGCAGCACAATCTGGTGTAGCTGGCTCTACAAAACTAGGAGAAAATTGTATGGTAGGTGGACAAGTAGGAATTGTAGGTCATTTGACAATTGGTAACAATGTTCGAATACAAGCTCAGTCAGGTGTAGCTAGAAATATAAAGGATAATGCCGTTTTACAAGGCACGCCTACTTTTGAATATTCGGATTACAATAAATCGTATGTGCATTTTAAAAATTTACCTAAATTGGTAAAAGAGATAGAAGAGTTAAAAAAACAAATATTAAACCAAAAAAATGGAAACAATGGTTAA
- a CDS encoding alpha/beta fold hydrolase, with protein sequence MTKNTLNHTKPLKIPKIIILSSKFIAFLSTKWVTLYASKLFTTPIKHRLPKREIRMDKESVQKMLFIPSINRKINVYEYGNSSKKIILVHGWSGRGTQLCKIADELIYHGYSTISFDAPAHGKSPGNSTIMVDFIASILEIDKQFGPFEVAIGHSLGGMSVLNAIKEGLKVEKAIIIGSGDIVQDITDDFIAKLELEPQISSLLCAHFEKKYGGKMDDYSAYKAAQTTLIPTLVVHDENDPEVSVKAGLHIYQHLKNGELMITKGLGHRKILADNQVIEKIITFIKN encoded by the coding sequence ATGACAAAAAACACGTTAAATCATACAAAGCCATTGAAAATTCCAAAAATTATAATACTATCTAGTAAGTTTATTGCTTTTTTGTCAACAAAATGGGTCACATTATATGCTTCTAAATTATTTACAACTCCAATAAAACATAGACTTCCTAAACGAGAAATTAGGATGGATAAGGAAAGTGTTCAAAAAATGCTATTCATTCCATCTATAAATCGAAAGATTAATGTTTATGAATATGGTAATAGTTCGAAAAAAATAATACTAGTCCATGGATGGTCAGGAAGAGGAACACAATTGTGTAAAATTGCCGATGAATTAATTTATCATGGTTATTCTACTATCAGTTTTGATGCACCAGCACATGGGAAATCACCCGGTAATTCAACAATAATGGTAGATTTTATTGCTTCTATTTTGGAAATTGATAAACAATTTGGTCCATTCGAAGTTGCAATTGGTCATTCTTTAGGAGGAATGTCAGTCCTTAATGCTATAAAAGAAGGATTAAAGGTAGAAAAAGCGATAATTATAGGAAGTGGTGATATAGTTCAAGATATAACGGATGATTTTATAGCTAAATTAGAATTGGAGCCTCAAATAAGTAGTTTATTATGTGCACATTTTGAAAAAAAATATGGCGGAAAAATGGATGATTATAGTGCCTACAAAGCTGCACAAACAACACTGATCCCCACTTTGGTTGTACACGACGAGAATGATCCTGAAGTTTCCGTAAAAGCGGGTTTACACATTTATCAGCATTTAAAAAATGGTGAATTAATGATAACCAAAGGACTAGGACACAGAAAAATTCTTGCTGATAATCAAGTAATCGAAAAAATAATTACTTTTATTAAAAATTAA